One stretch of Centroberyx gerrardi isolate f3 chromosome 13, fCenGer3.hap1.cur.20231027, whole genome shotgun sequence DNA includes these proteins:
- the tnn gene encoding tenascin-N isoform X1, which produces MTTRLLWRALCLLALLCTISRLSSADSHPASSAPEKGVTFSHVYKIDIPGSSSCKLESLPSQDDAGVQTGVESTTSVDGENDIVFRHNIRLQTPKCDCGESESFKSLLYRVNGLEEEVNYLKTQCTQGCCGTGGAAGVDTSCSGHGTYQHDTCSCLCDPGWEGPDCSVSSCPDECNDNGRCVDGKCVCHQGYTGHDCSQLLCPDNCNDKGHCVDGKCVCFPHFTGEDCSVQRCPNDCIGNGRCVDGRCICDEGFYGDDCSLVLGPKGLQLVRVTDISLLVQWESVRGAQYYVLTHHPKDDESSLEQVRVPNTENSYLITGLTPGVTYIVQVYAVINKIQSEADRIEATTDVSAIDDIQVIGQTEVSIQVDWKNPEAEVDHFRLTHVDPAGQEEELNVQSSQEVRTKHTIVGLQPGTEYQITVQAIKGATEGKSSSVTGVTDIDAPTNLVTVEETEDTATVSWDRVQAEIESYMLSYSSAEGSSMEIPVGPDRTSYRLIGLRPGVLYTVYIWAVKGDRASRKSSTEAETELDAPTNLLARDETESSFSVSWDRVQAEIDDYMLTYSSAEGSSTEIPVGPDSASYRLTGLRPGVLYTVYIWAVKGDKASRKSSTQAETELDAPANLLAQDETESSFSVSWDRVQAEIDGYRLSYSSAEGSSAEIPLGPDSTSYRLTGLRPGVLYTVYIWAVKGDKASRKISTQAETELDAPTNLLARDETESSFSVSWDRVQAEIDDYMLTYSSAEGSSTEIPVGPDSASYRLTGLRPGVLYTVYIWAVKGDKASRKSSTQAETELDAPANLLAQDETESSFSVSWDRVQAEIDGYRLSYSSAEGSSAEIPLGPDSASYRLTGLRPGVRYTVYIWAVKGDKASRKISTQAETELDAPTNLLARDETESSFSVSWDRVQAEIDDYMLTYSSAEGSSTEIPVGPDSASYRLTGLRPGVLYTVYIWAVKGDKASRKISTQAETDIDAPKDLKATDVTLESASLIWIAPLADIEGYILTYRAEDGTVETVEKQLGAGERRFAVSGLEMGKSYIVTLIAYRGAKRSKVVETVFKTVGLLYPFPMNCVQIMKNGNKKSGIYTIYVNNDRSKPIEVFCDMDTDGGGWLVLQRRNTGRLDFMKRWRQYIAGFGNMTDEFWLGLNNIYELTNTPTQYELRFDLGLGSERAFAVYDNFKIAPVKQKFKLTIGTYSGTAGDAMTYHQGRPWSTVDSDNDIALGNCALTHRGAWWYKNCHLANLNGKWGDNRHSLGVNWEPWKGHLVSLDFTEMKIRPLGALSSRKRRSLMAREKSRTTASQEKDTNTSL; this is translated from the exons ATGACCACTAGACTCCTCTGGAGGGCCCTGTGCCTGTTGGCCCTGCTCTGCACCATCTCACGCCTCAGCTCTGCCGACAGCCACCCGGCCTCCTCAGCCCCCGAGAAGGGAGTCACCTTCAGCCACGTCTATAAAATCGACATCCCTGGGAGCTCCAGCTGTAAACTAGAGAGCCTGCCATCCCAGGACGATGCAG GTGTGCAGACAGGTGTAGAGAGCACAACCTCTGTGGATGGAGAGAACGACATCGTCTTCAGACACAACATCAGGCTGCAGACTCCCAAGTGTGACTGTGGCGAGTCAGAGAGCTTCAAGTCTCTGCTGTACAGAGTCAACGGGCTGGAGGAAGAAGTCAACTATCTGAAGACCCAGTGTACTCAGGGATGCTGCGGGACAGGCGGTGCCGCAG GTGTGGACACAAGCTGTAGCGGCCACGGCACCTACCAACACGACACGTGCAGCTGCCTCTGTGACCCGGGATGGGAAGGGCCGGACTGCTCCGTGTCCTCCTGCCCCGACGAGTGCAACGACAACGGCCGGTGCGTGGATGGGAAGTGCGTGTGCCACCAGGGCTACACGGGACACGACTGCAGCCAGCTGCTGTGTCCGGACAACTGCAATGACAAGGGACACTGCGTGGACGGGAAGTGCGTGTGCTTCCCGCACTTCACCGGCGAGGACTGCAGCGTGCAGCGGTGTCCCAACGACTGCATCGGTAACGGCCGCTGTGTGGACGGCCGGTGCATCTGCGACGAAGGGTTTTATGGGGATGACTGTTCACTGG tcctGGGCCCTAAGGGTCTGCAGTTGGTCCGGGTGACTGATATCTCTCTCCTGGTGCAGTGGGAGTCTGTTCGCGGGGCGCAGTACTACGTTTTGACCCATCACCCCAAGGATGATGAGAGTTCCCTGGAgcag GTGAGGGTGCCCAACACGGAGAACTCCTACCTGATCACTGGGCTGACTCCAGGCGTCACCTACATTGTCCAAGTATACGCCGTCATCAACAAAATCCAAAGTGAAGCGGACAGGATTGAAGCGACTACAG ATGTATCAGCTATTGACGATATCCAAGTTATTGGCCAGACGGAAGTCTCTATTCAGGTGGACTGGAAGAACCCAGAAGCTGAGGTGGACCACTTCAGGCTCACACACGTTGACCCAGCAGGACAGGAAGAGGAGCTGAACGTACAGAGCAGCCAGGAGGTCCGCACCAAACACACTATTGTGG GTCTGCAGCCAGGAACAGAGTACCAGATCACAGTGCAGGCCATCAAAGGAGCCACTGAGGGAAAATCCTCCTCCGTCACCGGTGTCACGG ACATTGATGCTCCTACCAACCTGGTCACCGTTGAGGAGACAGAGGACACTGCAACAGTATCGTGGGACCGAGTCCAGGCAGAGATTGAAAGCTACATGTTGAGCTACAGCTCTGCTGAGGGCTCAAGTATGGAGATCCCAGTGGGGCCTGACCGCACCTCTTACAGGCTGATTGGCCTGAGACCCGGAGTCCTCTACACTGTATACATCTGGGCTGTGAAGGGAGACAGAGCCAGCAGGAAGAGTTCAACAGAGGCCGAGACAG AACTGGACGCTCCTACTAACCTCTTGGCCAGAGATGAAACAGAGTCCAGCTTCAGCGTGTCGTGGGACCGAGTCCAGGCAGAAATTGACGACTACATGCTTACCTACAGCTCTGCTGAGGGCTCCAGTACGGAGATCCCAGTGGGGCCTGACAGCGCCTCTTACAGGCTGACTGGCCTGAGGCCTGGAGTCCTCTACACTGTCTACATCTGGGCTGTGAAGGGGGACAAAGCCAGCAGGAAGAGCTCGACACAAGCCGAAACAG AGCTGGATGCTCCTGCTAACCTCCTGGCCCAAGATGAGACAGAGTCCAGCTTCAGTGTGTCGTGGGACAGAGTCCAGGCTGAAATCGACGGATATAGGTTGAGCTACAGCTCTGCTGAGGGCTCAAGTGCAGAGATCCCTTTGGGGCCTGACAGCACCTCTTACAGACTGACTGGCCTGAGGCCTGGAGTCCTCTACACTGTCTACATCTGGGCTGTGAAGGGGGACAAAGCCAGCAGGAAGATCTCGACACAAGCTGAGACAG AGCTGGACGCTCCTACTAACCTCTTGGCCAGAGATGAAACAGAGTCCAGCTTCAGCGTGTCGTGGGATCGAGTCCAGGCAGAAATTGACGACTACATGCTTACCTACAGCTCTGCTGAGGGCTCCAGTACGGAGATCCCAGTGGGGCCTGACAGCGCCTCTTACAGGCTGACTGGCCTGAGGCCTGGAGTCCTCTACACTGTCTACATCTGGGCTGTGAAGGGGGACAAAGCCAGCAGGAAGAGCTCGACACAAGCCGAAACAG AGCTGGATGCTCCTGCTAACCTCCTGGCCCAAGATGAGACAGAGTCCAGCTTCAGTGTGTCGTGGGACAGAGTCCAGGCTGAAATCGACGGATATAGGTTGAGCTACAGCTCTGCTGAGGGCTCAAGTGCAGAGATCCCTTTGGGGCCTGACAGCGCCTCTTACAGACTGACTGGCCTGAGGCCTGGAGTCCGCTACACTGTCTACATCTGGGCTGTGAAGGGGGACAAAGCCAGCAGGAAGATCTCGACACAAGCTGAGACAG AGCTGGACGCTCCTACTAACCTCTTGGCCAGAGATGAAACAGAGTCCAGCTTCAGCGTGTCGTGGGACCGAGTCCAGGCAGAAATTGACGACTACATGCTTACCTACAGCTCTGCTGAGGGCTCCAGTACGGAGATCCCAGTGGGGCCTGACAGCGCCTCTTACAGGCTAACTGGCCTGAGGCCTGGAGTCCTCTACACTGTCTACATCTGGGCTGTGAAGGGGGACAAAGCCAGCAGGAAGATCTCAACACAAGCTGAGACAG ACATCGATGCCCCCAAGGACCTGAAGGCTACAGATGTGACTCTGGAGTCTGCCTCCTTGATCTGGATCGCTCCGCTGGCTGACATCGAGGGTTACATCCTCACCTACAGAGCTGAGGACGGCACCGTGGAG ACTGTTGAAAAGCAGCTTGGAGCCGGGGAGAGACGTTTTGCCGTGTCCGGTCTGGAGATGGGGAAGAGCTACATTGTCACCCTGATTGCCTACAGGGGAGCCAAGAGGAGCAAGGTGGTGGAGACCGTCTTCAAAACAG TTGGCCTGCTCTACCCGTTCCCCATGAACTGCGTTCAGATCATGAAGAATGGCAATAAGAAGAGTGGCATCTACACCATCTATGTTAATAATGACCGCTCCAAACCAATCGAGGTCTTCTGCGACATGGACACTGATGGAGGCGGCTGGCTG GTGCTCCAGCGCCGTAACACTGGCAGGCTGGACTTCATGAAGCGCTGGAGACAGTACATAGCCGGCTTCGGCAACATGACAGACGAGTTCTGGCTTG gTCTGAACAATATCTATGAGCTTACAAACACTCCCACCCAGTACGAGCTGAGGTTTGACCTGGGCCTCGGCTCAGAGAGGGCGTTCGCTGTCTACGACAACTTCAAGATTGCCCCGGTCAAACAGAAGTTCAAACTTACAATCGGCACATACAGTGGGACAGCTG GTGATGCTATGACCTACCACCAGGGCCGGCCCTGGTCTACTGTCGACTCAGATAATGACATCGCTCTGGGTAACTGCGCCCTGACCCACCGCGGCGCCTGGTGGTACAAGAACTGTCACCTGGCCAACCTCAACGGCAAATGGGGTGACAACAGGCACAGTTTG GGAGTGAACTGGGAGCCATGGAAGGGCCACCTGGTGTCCCTGGACTTCACCGAGATGAAGATCCGACCCTTGGGAGCCTTGTCCAGCAGGAAGAGGCGGTCGCTGATGgccagagagaagagcagaaccaCAGCCTCGCAggagaaagacacaaacaccTCCCTCTAG
- the tnn gene encoding tenascin-N isoform X2: MTTRLLWRALCLLALLCTISRLSSADSHPASSAPEKGVTFSHVYKIDIPGSSSCKLESLPSQDDAGVQTGVESTTSVDGENDIVFRHNIRLQTPKCDCGESESFKSLLYRVNGLEEEVNYLKTQCTQGCCGTGGAAGVDTSCSGHGTYQHDTCSCLCDPGWEGPDCSVSSCPDECNDNGRCVDGKCVCHQGYTGHDCSQLLCPDNCNDKGHCVDGKCVCFPHFTGEDCSVQRCPNDCIGNGRCVDGRCICDEGFYGDDCSLVLGPKGLQLVRVTDISLLVQWESVRGAQYYVLTHHPKDDESSLEQVRVPNTENSYLITGLTPGVTYIVQVYAVINKIQSEADRIEATTDVSAIDDIQVIGQTEVSIQVDWKNPEAEVDHFRLTHVDPAGQEEELNVQSSQEVRTKHTIVGLQPGTEYQITVQAIKGATEGKSSSVTGVTDIDAPTNLVTVEETEDTATVSWDRVQAEIESYMLSYSSAEGSSMEIPVGPDRTSYRLIGLRPGVLYTVYIWAVKGDRASRKSSTEAETELDAPTNLLARDETESSFSVSWDRVQAEIDDYMLTYSSAEGSSTEIPVGPDSASYRLTGLRPGVLYTVYIWAVKGDKASRKSSTQAETELDAPANLLAQDETESSFSVSWDRVQAEIDGYRLSYSSAEGSSAEIPLGPDSTSYRLTGLRPGVLYTVYIWAVKGDKASRKISTQAETELDAPTNLLARDETESSFSVSWDRVQAEIDDYMLTYSSAEGSSTEIPVGPDSASYRLTGLRPGVLYTVYIWAVKGDKASRKSSTQAETDIDAPKDLKATDVTLESASLIWIAPLADIEGYILTYRAEDGTVETVEKQLGAGERRFAVSGLEMGKSYIVTLIAYRGAKRSKVVETVFKTVGLLYPFPMNCVQIMKNGNKKSGIYTIYVNNDRSKPIEVFCDMDTDGGGWLVLQRRNTGRLDFMKRWRQYIAGFGNMTDEFWLGLNNIYELTNTPTQYELRFDLGLGSERAFAVYDNFKIAPVKQKFKLTIGTYSGTAGDAMTYHQGRPWSTVDSDNDIALGNCALTHRGAWWYKNCHLANLNGKWGDNRHSLGVNWEPWKGHLVSLDFTEMKIRPLGALSSRKRRSLMAREKSRTTASQEKDTNTSL, translated from the exons ATGACCACTAGACTCCTCTGGAGGGCCCTGTGCCTGTTGGCCCTGCTCTGCACCATCTCACGCCTCAGCTCTGCCGACAGCCACCCGGCCTCCTCAGCCCCCGAGAAGGGAGTCACCTTCAGCCACGTCTATAAAATCGACATCCCTGGGAGCTCCAGCTGTAAACTAGAGAGCCTGCCATCCCAGGACGATGCAG GTGTGCAGACAGGTGTAGAGAGCACAACCTCTGTGGATGGAGAGAACGACATCGTCTTCAGACACAACATCAGGCTGCAGACTCCCAAGTGTGACTGTGGCGAGTCAGAGAGCTTCAAGTCTCTGCTGTACAGAGTCAACGGGCTGGAGGAAGAAGTCAACTATCTGAAGACCCAGTGTACTCAGGGATGCTGCGGGACAGGCGGTGCCGCAG GTGTGGACACAAGCTGTAGCGGCCACGGCACCTACCAACACGACACGTGCAGCTGCCTCTGTGACCCGGGATGGGAAGGGCCGGACTGCTCCGTGTCCTCCTGCCCCGACGAGTGCAACGACAACGGCCGGTGCGTGGATGGGAAGTGCGTGTGCCACCAGGGCTACACGGGACACGACTGCAGCCAGCTGCTGTGTCCGGACAACTGCAATGACAAGGGACACTGCGTGGACGGGAAGTGCGTGTGCTTCCCGCACTTCACCGGCGAGGACTGCAGCGTGCAGCGGTGTCCCAACGACTGCATCGGTAACGGCCGCTGTGTGGACGGCCGGTGCATCTGCGACGAAGGGTTTTATGGGGATGACTGTTCACTGG tcctGGGCCCTAAGGGTCTGCAGTTGGTCCGGGTGACTGATATCTCTCTCCTGGTGCAGTGGGAGTCTGTTCGCGGGGCGCAGTACTACGTTTTGACCCATCACCCCAAGGATGATGAGAGTTCCCTGGAgcag GTGAGGGTGCCCAACACGGAGAACTCCTACCTGATCACTGGGCTGACTCCAGGCGTCACCTACATTGTCCAAGTATACGCCGTCATCAACAAAATCCAAAGTGAAGCGGACAGGATTGAAGCGACTACAG ATGTATCAGCTATTGACGATATCCAAGTTATTGGCCAGACGGAAGTCTCTATTCAGGTGGACTGGAAGAACCCAGAAGCTGAGGTGGACCACTTCAGGCTCACACACGTTGACCCAGCAGGACAGGAAGAGGAGCTGAACGTACAGAGCAGCCAGGAGGTCCGCACCAAACACACTATTGTGG GTCTGCAGCCAGGAACAGAGTACCAGATCACAGTGCAGGCCATCAAAGGAGCCACTGAGGGAAAATCCTCCTCCGTCACCGGTGTCACGG ACATTGATGCTCCTACCAACCTGGTCACCGTTGAGGAGACAGAGGACACTGCAACAGTATCGTGGGACCGAGTCCAGGCAGAGATTGAAAGCTACATGTTGAGCTACAGCTCTGCTGAGGGCTCAAGTATGGAGATCCCAGTGGGGCCTGACCGCACCTCTTACAGGCTGATTGGCCTGAGACCCGGAGTCCTCTACACTGTATACATCTGGGCTGTGAAGGGAGACAGAGCCAGCAGGAAGAGTTCAACAGAGGCCGAGACAG AACTGGACGCTCCTACTAACCTCTTGGCCAGAGATGAAACAGAGTCCAGCTTCAGCGTGTCGTGGGACCGAGTCCAGGCAGAAATTGACGACTACATGCTTACCTACAGCTCTGCTGAGGGCTCCAGTACGGAGATCCCAGTGGGGCCTGACAGCGCCTCTTACAGGCTGACTGGCCTGAGGCCTGGAGTCCTCTACACTGTCTACATCTGGGCTGTGAAGGGGGACAAAGCCAGCAGGAAGAGCTCGACACAAGCCGAAACAG AGCTGGATGCTCCTGCTAACCTCCTGGCCCAAGATGAGACAGAGTCCAGCTTCAGTGTGTCGTGGGACAGAGTCCAGGCTGAAATCGACGGATATAGGTTGAGCTACAGCTCTGCTGAGGGCTCAAGTGCAGAGATCCCTTTGGGGCCTGACAGCACCTCTTACAGACTGACTGGCCTGAGGCCTGGAGTCCTCTACACTGTCTACATCTGGGCTGTGAAGGGGGACAAAGCCAGCAGGAAGATCTCGACACAAGCTGAGACAG AGCTGGACGCTCCTACTAACCTCTTGGCCAGAGATGAAACAGAGTCCAGCTTCAGCGTGTCGTGGGATCGAGTCCAGGCAGAAATTGACGACTACATGCTTACCTACAGCTCTGCTGAGGGCTCCAGTACGGAGATCCCAGTGGGGCCTGACAGCGCCTCTTACAGGCTGACTGGCCTGAGGCCTGGAGTCCTCTACACTGTCTACATCTGGGCTGTGAAGGGGGACAAAGCCAGCAGGAAGAGCTCGACACAAGCCGAAACAG ACATCGATGCCCCCAAGGACCTGAAGGCTACAGATGTGACTCTGGAGTCTGCCTCCTTGATCTGGATCGCTCCGCTGGCTGACATCGAGGGTTACATCCTCACCTACAGAGCTGAGGACGGCACCGTGGAG ACTGTTGAAAAGCAGCTTGGAGCCGGGGAGAGACGTTTTGCCGTGTCCGGTCTGGAGATGGGGAAGAGCTACATTGTCACCCTGATTGCCTACAGGGGAGCCAAGAGGAGCAAGGTGGTGGAGACCGTCTTCAAAACAG TTGGCCTGCTCTACCCGTTCCCCATGAACTGCGTTCAGATCATGAAGAATGGCAATAAGAAGAGTGGCATCTACACCATCTATGTTAATAATGACCGCTCCAAACCAATCGAGGTCTTCTGCGACATGGACACTGATGGAGGCGGCTGGCTG GTGCTCCAGCGCCGTAACACTGGCAGGCTGGACTTCATGAAGCGCTGGAGACAGTACATAGCCGGCTTCGGCAACATGACAGACGAGTTCTGGCTTG gTCTGAACAATATCTATGAGCTTACAAACACTCCCACCCAGTACGAGCTGAGGTTTGACCTGGGCCTCGGCTCAGAGAGGGCGTTCGCTGTCTACGACAACTTCAAGATTGCCCCGGTCAAACAGAAGTTCAAACTTACAATCGGCACATACAGTGGGACAGCTG GTGATGCTATGACCTACCACCAGGGCCGGCCCTGGTCTACTGTCGACTCAGATAATGACATCGCTCTGGGTAACTGCGCCCTGACCCACCGCGGCGCCTGGTGGTACAAGAACTGTCACCTGGCCAACCTCAACGGCAAATGGGGTGACAACAGGCACAGTTTG GGAGTGAACTGGGAGCCATGGAAGGGCCACCTGGTGTCCCTGGACTTCACCGAGATGAAGATCCGACCCTTGGGAGCCTTGTCCAGCAGGAAGAGGCGGTCGCTGATGgccagagagaagagcagaaccaCAGCCTCGCAggagaaagacacaaacaccTCCCTCTAG